A window of uncultured Draconibacterium sp. contains these coding sequences:
- the metG gene encoding methionine--tRNA ligase, with translation MSKFKRTLITTALPYANGPIHIGHLAGVYVPADIYARYLRLKNEDVIMIGGSDEHGVPITLKAKNEGITPQDVVDKFHGIIKDSFEKFGISFDVYSRTSSKIHHETASEFFKKLYEEGKFVEKTSEQYYDEENNQFLADRYIIGTCPKCGFEKAYGDQCESCGTSLSPTELINPTSTISGNQPVLKETKHWYLPLDQYEPWLKEWILEGHKEWKSNVYGQCKSWIDSGLMPRAVTRDLDWGVPVPVEGVDGKVLYVWFDAPIGYISATKELTEDWETYWKDPETRMLHFIGKDNIVFHCIIFPSMLKAEGTFNLPENVPANEFLNLENDKISTSRNWAVWLHEYLEDFPGKEDVLKYVLTANAPETKDNDFTWKDFQTRNNSELVAVLGNFVNRALVLTQKYYNGVVPERGELTDYDKEALASISSIKAEVEKSIDSFRIRESLKNAMDLARLGNKYLADQEPWKVVKTDEERVKTIMNICLQITANLTICLEPFLPFSMDKLRGFINLEKLDWDKFGDTEMLKAGHKVNKPELLFEKIEDNVIEAQLQKLQDTKKANEMAEAKAAPAKDNIEFDDFAKMDIRAGTVIECEKVAKTKKLLKLKIDTGIDQRTVVSGIAEYYQPEDLIGKQVSILVNLAPKKLKGIESQGMILCAENADGSLSIVAPDVAVKNGSEIR, from the coding sequence ATGAGTAAGTTCAAACGTACATTAATAACCACTGCCTTACCTTATGCCAATGGTCCTATTCACATTGGCCACCTTGCCGGAGTTTATGTTCCTGCCGATATTTACGCACGTTACCTTCGCCTGAAAAACGAAGACGTAATAATGATTGGTGGCTCGGACGAACACGGTGTCCCAATTACTTTAAAGGCTAAAAACGAAGGAATTACACCTCAGGATGTGGTTGACAAATTTCATGGAATTATTAAAGATTCGTTTGAAAAATTTGGAATCTCGTTTGATGTTTACTCACGCACCAGTTCTAAAATCCACCACGAAACAGCATCTGAATTTTTCAAAAAACTATACGAAGAGGGGAAATTTGTTGAAAAAACTTCGGAGCAATATTACGACGAAGAAAACAACCAGTTTTTAGCCGACCGTTACATTATCGGAACTTGTCCGAAATGTGGTTTTGAAAAAGCTTACGGCGACCAGTGCGAAAGCTGCGGAACTTCGTTAAGTCCGACTGAATTAATAAATCCAACTTCAACCATCAGCGGTAACCAGCCGGTTTTAAAAGAAACCAAACACTGGTACCTGCCACTCGATCAGTACGAACCATGGTTAAAAGAATGGATACTGGAAGGTCACAAAGAATGGAAATCGAATGTGTACGGACAATGCAAATCGTGGATCGACAGCGGTTTAATGCCACGTGCAGTAACCCGCGACCTCGACTGGGGTGTGCCCGTGCCTGTTGAAGGAGTTGACGGGAAAGTATTATATGTATGGTTTGATGCACCGATCGGATACATTTCGGCAACAAAAGAACTGACCGAAGATTGGGAAACTTACTGGAAAGATCCGGAAACACGCATGTTGCACTTCATCGGAAAAGACAATATTGTTTTCCACTGTATTATTTTCCCAAGTATGTTAAAAGCCGAAGGAACTTTTAATTTGCCCGAAAATGTACCTGCAAACGAATTTCTGAACCTCGAAAATGACAAGATCTCAACATCGAGAAACTGGGCAGTTTGGTTGCACGAATACCTGGAAGATTTCCCGGGAAAAGAAGATGTTTTGAAATACGTTTTAACTGCTAACGCGCCCGAAACCAAGGACAACGATTTTACCTGGAAAGATTTTCAAACCAGAAACAACAGCGAATTGGTGGCTGTACTCGGAAACTTTGTAAACCGGGCACTGGTTCTTACACAAAAATACTACAATGGTGTTGTTCCTGAGCGTGGAGAATTAACCGATTACGACAAAGAAGCACTTGCTTCAATTTCAAGCATTAAAGCTGAAGTTGAAAAAAGTATCGACAGTTTCCGTATTCGCGAATCGTTAAAAAATGCCATGGACCTGGCACGTTTGGGGAACAAATATTTAGCCGATCAGGAACCATGGAAAGTGGTAAAAACTGACGAGGAGCGTGTAAAAACAATCATGAATATTTGTTTGCAAATTACAGCCAACCTTACTATTTGTTTAGAGCCTTTCTTGCCGTTCAGCATGGATAAATTACGTGGTTTTATCAACCTCGAAAAACTGGATTGGGACAAATTTGGCGATACCGAAATGCTAAAAGCAGGGCATAAAGTAAATAAACCTGAATTGCTTTTCGAAAAAATTGAGGACAATGTAATTGAAGCACAACTGCAAAAATTACAGGACACTAAAAAAGCCAACGAAATGGCGGAAGCAAAAGCAGCACCTGCAAAAGACAACATTGAGTTTGATGATTTTGCAAAAATGGATATTCGGGCAGGAACAGTGATCGAATGCGAAAAAGTTGCAAAAACAAAAAAGCTGCTGAAACTAAAAATTGATACCGGAATTGATCAGCGTACTGTGGTTTCAGGAATTGCAGAATATTATCAACCCGAAGATCTGATTGGCAAACAGGTTTCTATTTTGGTAAACCTGGCTCCGAAAAAATTGAAAGGAATTGAATCGCAGGGAATGATTTTATGTGCCGAAAATGCCGATGGTTCGCTTTCGATTGTGGCACCTGATGTAGCTGTTAAAAACGGTTCGGAGATTCGATAA
- a CDS encoding fasciclin domain-containing protein: protein MKTNFRSLGLALLLATAVVGVNATELRNAEAEPGLELENWMTDISLFEVNKSESVAGTVVDIAVSNPDFSILVEAVTKADLAGALSADGPFTVFAPTNQAFENLFSQLGVEGINDLTAEQLTPILTYHVVSGKVMSTDLSNTSVATLNGQKIKVDLSDGVKINDSKVVAADISGNNGVIHVIDKVLVPEAKQKSGGCSN, encoded by the coding sequence ATGAAAACAAATTTTAGAAGTTTAGGATTGGCATTATTACTTGCCACAGCAGTAGTTGGAGTGAATGCAACAGAATTAAGAAATGCAGAAGCAGAACCGGGTTTAGAGCTTGAAAATTGGATGACCGACATTTCGTTGTTTGAAGTAAACAAGAGCGAATCAGTGGCCGGAACGGTTGTGGATATTGCAGTTTCGAATCCCGATTTTTCAATTTTAGTTGAAGCAGTAACAAAAGCAGACCTGGCCGGAGCTTTAAGTGCTGATGGACCTTTTACGGTTTTTGCACCTACGAATCAGGCTTTCGAAAATCTTTTCAGCCAGCTGGGAGTTGAAGGAATAAACGATTTGACAGCGGAACAGTTGACACCAATTTTAACTTACCATGTAGTTTCAGGAAAAGTAATGTCAACTGACTTGTCGAACACATCGGTAGCAACTTTAAATGGTCAGAAAATTAAGGTTGATTTATCAGACGGCGTTAAAATTAACGACAGCAAAGTTGTTGCAGCCGACATTTCAGGAAATAACGGGGTAATACATGTAATCGACAAAGTATTGGTTCCTGAAGCAAAACAAAAGTCGGGTGGTTGTTCGAACTAA
- a CDS encoding fasciclin domain-containing protein has product MKTIEFFKTMKSRFNLIPIFILLMGIVVTTSCDNEDEDPMPENPMEKSIVDVAVEAGSFTVLIEAAQKAGLADFLSTEQNITVFAPTDDAFAALLTDLNLTSLDQVDAATLASILTYHVVADKVYSNNLSSGVVASANTNSPDSEPLSLLVNVGSDVMINNAKVTTADVMASNGVIHIIDKVLLPPSVVDIATYSDDFSSLVSAVVKADLAGTLSGEGPFTVFAPTNDAFAALFAALQISGLDEVSVEDLTSILTYHVVSDNVLSSEISAGTVEAVSGEELQITIDGAVMLNGTIKVIQTDIQGTNGVVHVIDAVLVPPTEKSNTIADVAVANSEFSILVEALMKADLVGAVADKEAELTVFAPTNDAFVALLSDLGANSLDDISVETLSNILLYHVIGSKAMSTDLTSGYYPTLSTFSGNSISMYVQVDGGVSINNSTMVTAADIEADNGVIHVVDKVILPPSVVNIAIDNANFSTLVSAVVKAGLVETLSGEGPFTVFAPTNDAFDALFAALEISGIDDLTAEQLIPILTYHVVSGNVLSTDLASGTVPTLSDGKHLTVDLSSGVMINDSQVLAADIQGANGVVHVIDKVLIPE; this is encoded by the coding sequence ATGAAAACTATTGAATTTTTTAAAACAATGAAATCAAGATTTAACTTGATACCAATTTTTATCCTTTTAATGGGAATAGTAGTAACAACATCGTGCGACAATGAAGATGAAGATCCAATGCCGGAAAATCCGATGGAGAAAAGTATTGTGGATGTAGCAGTCGAAGCCGGTTCGTTTACCGTGTTAATTGAAGCAGCCCAAAAAGCCGGGTTGGCCGATTTTTTAAGTACCGAACAAAACATTACTGTTTTTGCTCCAACCGACGATGCTTTCGCAGCGCTTCTTACAGATTTAAATTTAACGAGTTTAGATCAGGTGGATGCAGCTACTTTGGCATCCATTTTAACCTACCATGTGGTGGCTGACAAAGTTTATTCGAACAATTTAAGTTCGGGAGTTGTGGCAAGTGCAAATACAAACTCGCCCGACAGCGAACCTCTTTCGTTACTGGTGAATGTGGGAAGTGATGTAATGATAAACAACGCAAAAGTTACCACTGCTGATGTAATGGCTTCAAATGGTGTTATTCACATCATCGACAAAGTATTACTTCCTCCTTCAGTTGTTGATATTGCAACTTATTCCGACGATTTTAGTTCGCTTGTAAGTGCAGTTGTTAAAGCAGATTTGGCAGGAACATTAAGTGGAGAAGGGCCTTTTACTGTATTTGCTCCAACTAACGATGCATTTGCAGCTTTGTTTGCCGCACTTCAAATTTCAGGTTTGGATGAGGTTTCAGTTGAAGATTTGACTTCGATTTTAACTTATCATGTAGTAAGTGATAATGTTTTGTCATCTGAAATCTCGGCCGGAACAGTTGAAGCAGTATCAGGAGAAGAACTTCAAATTACAATTGATGGAGCGGTTATGCTTAACGGTACCATTAAAGTAATTCAAACAGATATTCAGGGAACAAATGGCGTAGTACACGTAATTGATGCGGTATTGGTTCCACCAACAGAAAAATCAAACACCATTGCCGATGTGGCTGTGGCAAATTCAGAGTTTTCGATTCTGGTTGAGGCGTTAATGAAAGCTGACCTGGTTGGGGCAGTGGCAGATAAAGAGGCAGAGTTGACGGTATTTGCGCCAACCAATGACGCTTTTGTTGCGCTTCTTTCAGATTTGGGAGCCAATTCGCTGGATGACATTTCGGTTGAAACGCTAAGTAATATTCTGCTTTACCATGTGATTGGAAGCAAAGCCATGTCAACTGATTTAACATCAGGATACTATCCAACACTGTCAACTTTTAGCGGGAACAGTATTTCGATGTATGTTCAGGTAGATGGAGGAGTTTCCATTAACAACTCAACCATGGTAACAGCTGCTGATATTGAAGCCGATAATGGTGTAATACATGTGGTTGATAAGGTGATATTGCCGCCATCGGTAGTGAATATTGCCATCGACAATGCAAATTTTAGTACACTGGTTAGTGCAGTTGTAAAAGCCGGCCTGGTAGAAACCTTGAGTGGCGAAGGTCCTTTTACCGTTTTTGCTCCTACCAATGATGCTTTTGATGCATTGTTCGCAGCCCTCGAAATATCGGGAATTGATGACTTAACAGCAGAACAGCTAATTCCTATTTTGACCTATCATGTGGTTTCAGGAAACGTTTTGTCCACTGATTTAGCGAGTGGTACCGTGCCAACATTAAGCGATGGGAAACATCTTACTGTTGATTTATCATCGGGAGTAATGATTAACGACAGCCAGGTTTTGGCCGCCGATATTCAAGGAGCCAACGGAGTAGTTCATGTAATCGATAAAGTTTTAATACCAGAATAA